In the genome of Pelobacter seleniigenes DSM 18267, one region contains:
- a CDS encoding methyltransferase family protein, protein MALREDFESQGNWLFRYRSYLPLVMLVLLLYTLKNYTYPGNSEALDHLWEAACLLVSFFGLGIRVMTIGYTPRGTSGRNTRKQVAATLNTSGIYSVVRNPLYLGNFFMGFGIVMFAHLWWLLLIYILVFWLYYERIIFAEEAFLRDRFGAVYLAWAEQTPAFIPSFKHYRKAQLSFSVRNVLRREYNGFFAVILTLQLLEISGDLVTKGRLNIEPGWLVLFGGGFAVWFVLRWLKKHTLVLNAPGR, encoded by the coding sequence ATGGCGTTAAGAGAAGATTTTGAAAGTCAAGGCAACTGGTTATTCCGCTATCGCAGCTACCTGCCGCTGGTCATGCTGGTCCTGCTGCTGTACACGCTGAAAAATTATACCTACCCGGGCAACAGCGAGGCTCTGGATCACCTCTGGGAAGCGGCCTGTCTGCTGGTCAGCTTTTTCGGCCTGGGAATCCGGGTCATGACCATCGGCTACACTCCACGCGGCACTTCAGGGAGGAACACCAGGAAGCAGGTTGCGGCAACCCTCAATACCAGCGGGATCTATTCGGTGGTTCGCAATCCACTTTATCTGGGCAACTTTTTCATGGGCTTCGGAATCGTAATGTTTGCCCATCTCTGGTGGTTGCTGCTGATCTATATCCTGGTGTTCTGGCTTTATTACGAGCGGATCATTTTTGCGGAAGAGGCCTTCCTCAGGGACCGGTTCGGCGCGGTTTACCTGGCCTGGGCCGAGCAGACTCCGGCTTTTATCCCGAGCTTCAAACATTACCGGAAAGCGCAATTGAGCTTTTCGGTGCGCAATGTCCTCAGGCGCGAATACAATGGTTTCTTCGCGGTTATTCTGACCCTGCAACTGCTGGAGATTAGCGGCGATCTGGTGACGAAAGGGCGATTGAACATCGAGCCCGGCTGGCTGGTCCTGTTCGGGGGCGGATTTGCGGTCTGGTTTGTGTTGCGCTGGCTGAAAAAACATACCCTGGTTTTGAATGCTCCTGGCCGCTGA
- a CDS encoding ubiquinone/menaquinone biosynthesis methyltransferase, which yields MPRKFALKSKDYIQTPDGKKTYNEEHFNEAARHYDFATRAMSLGRDLAWKKQLIAALPALSEPHCVDLACGTGDVTCLLAERYPRGRIIGIDLTAAMLELARARSRASNVEFIQGDMAQTQLASSSVDVVTGSYAIRNAPELVPALAEIQRILKPGGTLALLDFSKPTGRIFQRCQYLVLKYWCGLWGLLLHGNPEVHSYIAASLKEYPDRERLQALLNAAGFAVQRERRFYLGTLQLLVLQKQNGTVRATLNK from the coding sequence ATGCCGAGAAAATTTGCCCTGAAAAGCAAAGATTACATTCAGACCCCGGACGGGAAGAAGACCTACAACGAAGAACATTTCAACGAGGCCGCCCGACACTACGACTTCGCCACCAGGGCGATGTCCTTGGGGCGTGATCTTGCCTGGAAGAAACAGCTCATTGCCGCGTTGCCGGCGCTGTCCGAGCCCCATTGCGTCGACCTGGCCTGCGGCACTGGGGATGTCACCTGCCTGCTGGCAGAGCGTTATCCCCGCGGCCGCATAATCGGCATCGATCTCACTGCGGCCATGCTTGAATTGGCTCGGGCCAGGAGCCGGGCCAGCAATGTCGAATTCATTCAGGGCGACATGGCGCAGACCCAACTGGCAAGCAGCTCCGTGGATGTCGTCACCGGCAGCTATGCCATCCGCAATGCGCCGGAACTGGTCCCGGCCCTGGCGGAGATTCAGCGCATTCTCAAGCCGGGCGGCACCCTGGCCCTGCTCGATTTTTCCAAACCCACGGGGCGTATTTTTCAACGTTGCCAGTATCTGGTGTTGAAATACTGGTGCGGGTTGTGGGGGCTATTGCTGCACGGCAATCCGGAAGTTCATTCCTATATTGCCGCCAGCCTCAAGGAATATCCCGATCGCGAACGCTTGCAGGCCTTGCTGAACGCGGCCGGGTTTGCTGTTCAGAGGGAACGGCGCTTTTACTTGGGCACCCTGCAACTGCTGGTTTTGCAGAAGCAGAACGGGACCGTCCGGGCAACATTGAATAAGTAA